The nucleotide window GGTACCACAGACAGGATGATGGTCAAGTGTCTTCTCTGTATTTTCTAATTTTCCGCACTGTACATCTAAAGTACAATAATTATTATTATTTTTATTATTATACCCAGTATTTGCCTCTGAATTTGGTGCAGAAGTCTCCGTATTCTTTCCGAACTGAACCGCAGTTCCGAAAAAAGAATTTTGATCATGAGTATCCTCGATCACATTCTGATCGTTCTCACTGCCTCCAACAGGCATCTGGCCATCACCATCACCACCTTCGTGACCGTCATCAGGATCGAGCCAGCATCCACCCTCAAACCGCCATGCCTCATACACACGTTGATCCCAGGAATAGGCCTTTGCTCTCCGATGGGCTGATGTTGACCCACTCTCATCAACTACGAGCGTCCGCACACATACTGAGACAGCGGGGCACTTTTCAAGGAGTCCAGAGTATTCACGACCTCTGCTCGTAGAGCCGTTCAGCATCTTGTAAATCACAGAAGAAGACAACTTCGTGATATGCTGTAACTCTGCAACCGTGATTTCACCACACCCGTGAGATCTGATAACATCAATAAGAAATGACTCTCTCCGGGTCAATTTGGATTCCTGCCCACCTGAAGAACTGTTAAGGGCGATATACAACTGTTTTGCAGCAGAAAAATCCTCTTCTGTTGCAAGGATCTGTTCCATGCCCCCGAAATCCACATGTGTACGCTGATGTTGCATAAGCACTGCATGAGCCCTTACAAGATCGAGCAGCATATCAGGATTTCTTCGGTTCAATGCAGATGTAACCCGAATTCGGTTTGCGAATGGAATCGTAACCCAGGTTGGCGATAACTGTCGCCATATATCCTGACAGACAAGGGCTTCATACCGAATATCTATAGTTTCAGGTGTGAACCTTGCTGCTTCCTGAAGAGTCCGCTTGAGGACTGCTTCATCCTGCTCATGTGAATCATCGATCCAGCAGGTCAGCATCCTGTTCCAGACCTGGTCATCACCAGTACCATCAACTTTGGCTATCCACCAGACACACCGTTCAGGAATAATACAGGTTTCACCAACACGGTCCTTGGTGACGGTTCGGTATATGAACGGACGACGAAATGAGGTAGTAACTCCTTTGAGAATCTCCTGCATCTGATCCGATAAGGCGATATCATCAAGGACAATCACACTTCCTGGCTGCATACCCTTGATATAGAAAAGGGCTTTCTCACTCATTCTCCCTTCAAGTCTGTATTCTTCAGGGATCTGAGTTAATATAGTCTCAAATGCATGAGATTTTCCTTTTCCTGATTCTCCTGTAACTGAAACATGAAGACCTCGTGCATTGATAACCTTCCTTGATGCAAGTGACATAACAAGGCATTCAGCGAGAATCAAATCACCGATATGATCGCGTGCAAAGGTCTCAAGCATATACGATAATGGATCACCAGTTTGGAGAACGGTCTTCGCAGTGCTTGAAATATTACCTGATATTTCGGGATGAAGATCAGAAGATTCCTTTTCAGATTTTGACCCAGAGGTTGGATCTGATTTTAATCGTTTTTCGCTACCCTTTTTTATAGCGTCAATTTGGTTCAGAGATGACCGGGCTGATGGACCTTCATACATTGCCCGAAGTTCTGGCCACCGCTGCTTTCCTCCTCCACATGAAGCATGGTGACATCCTGCAAAGATACCCCCGTTTGAGAACTGGATAGCATATGCACCATCAGTATGGTCGTGTGAGAACGGACATGTATCAAGGATAAAGAGTGACCCATTCGCGTATGGCTTCTGCCTGTATCCGATAGAATACCGGTCAAGCCATGATTTCAGATCTGTTGGTGCTTTTCCTGCTGCTTTCCGGGATTTTGGTATTCCTTCAGGGTCTGCCTCTTTGGGAAGCATCTCTGATAGAGATGTTAACGCTTCTGTATGAACTATCACCAGGGTTTCCGGAACAGAGAGTATCGTTGCCTTCCGGTGTGGTCGTGCAGCGATATTATCCCCTTTTCTGCAAGTCGTTCCATACAGTTTCCAGATCCTGGCAGCGTTAAACACAGACGTATCAACGGTTGAGGATCCATCTGAAAAGAGGAGATCCAGGGTTTCAAGCACGTTCTTGACCAGATCCCGGGACTGTTCATCGTTTGGGAGATCAATGCGATACAGCAAATGAGCACCATTACCTGAGTCTGCCATGACCGGCTCAGGCCATCCAAGATCTGAAAGATATGCAGCAATCCGGGATGCTTTCTCTATCGCTGCAGCATGCTCTGAATCTGATGATGAGACTCCTGATGGCCTGATTGGATCGATATCTATCGGGAGCCATCTCCGGCAGAGGATATCATGATCACCAGCCGATTTCTCATCCCTGCCAAGCCGTGTTTCTATTCTGTTGGCCCGGCGGGCAAGTAGGTCAGGGTTCACCGGGTTCAACGTGATATAGGTCCCTGCATACTCACCCCGGTTATCAAACGAGACAGCATCAGCACTGAGTCGGTCAAAGTTATCATAAAACCCTGATGCTGTGCCACGTTTCCCAATCAGTCTGACCTCAACGGTCTGTCCCGGTTCAAAGAGAACAGAGCAGGCAGAACGGGTTGGATATGTCATTGAAATCTTCCCCTGATAAGCAGAGCACCGCCCGCAAGGATCTGATACCTGTGCCACTCGTTTTCAGCATATAGCCAGAATTGCACACGTCCTGGAAGGATGGTCTCTTTGACAAGTGAGGATAACTGGCTGACATGGTGTGAGTGGTTGGAGATCCCAAAATTGCGGGCTCGCCTGACTGCAATAAAGAGGAATCCATCTCTGTTCCATGCAATCAGATCGAACAGGCGTGATGAGCCTGCAATCCGGACTGAGTGGTATCCACTGCGTTTGAGTTCTGCAGTTGCGTCAAAGAGGATAGCCCGGGAAGTCAGGTTTGTTCCGGTCATCGCACACCTCCCTGAAACACATGAAAAGAGGTCGATACTAGAGCGTGGACAGTAGCGTCTGGTCTCCATATGCAGAGAATAGCCCTATAATCCATAAGCAGCACCCCCTGATAACAGAAAGGTACTAACGCTCATACAATAATACAGGTAATTTACCCCCGCCGATCTTCCCGGTCCGCCAAGATAGAGAAGGGTTGTGCGGGGCCTGTCTATTTTCACTTGATTCTTTGCTTTATTCTTTCCTTGATTCATAGTATCACGTCAAATCTGTTGTTGCCGTACATTCACCATGTCATCCCCATCTGATCCAGACAGATAGAAATTCAGGTCTGGTTGGAATGATATCCCGACTCTCTTATCATCACCATTTGACAGGAGATGTGAAACCTCCATCCAGATGCAGAAATACCATGGATGTGCCAAAATCAAAGCCTGATTCAGAATTTTTGAATCATCAGGATGAGTGTGACACATGGTGATTTGGTACAGGGGTATCTAAAGGTTAGGTAAACAGGGCGAAAGTGATCGGGGTGATCTTGAAATGGGTACATTTTGACCCAAATCATGAAACTGTGTAAGCAGGAGAGAGCATTCACTTTCGCAGATCCCTTCTCAGCTGATCACTGGTGATGAAAGAAATCATAATCTGACACTGTCATAGACAGTCATGTTTCCAGATACAAACCCAGATGATCCTGCAGTTCTGTTTCCATCAGTTCCTGATCCCAGGAGCATGAGCCCACTCCCATTTACCAGAGTCTCTCCGCTGAGACCGGGACCTGTCACCCGGCTCATGACATAGGTTCCATGCCCGAGAATTCCGGACGTATACATCAGTGATTTGTCTGAACCAATACCGGGAACTCGTCTGTCTGATGTCAGAAAGACACAGACCGGTTCAGGAGGAGACTCTACTGTTCCTGTTGAATAGTCAGAGAAGAGGAGAGGACCCGTGCCCTGAACAGATAGCCCGACCCGGGATTCTTCTCCTGAAATAATCCTGGAGAGTTGTGAAGCCCCTACGGTCATGACCCTGGATACAGATGATCTATTTTCATCCTCACCAAAGCCTGAAAGCAGGAGTGTTCCGTCTGTACTGATCGTTGTGCCGAGATATTCTGCTCCGGTGAGAGAGGCGAGGATCAGAAGAACTAATCCTGCTGCCAGATAATTCCACCGCATTCTGGCCTCCCGGGATTATGCCAGGAGAGCAACGGTGTCTGCCCAGGTTTCTATCCCTGACAGGATGCTGTCTGCCTCGTATCCTGACACAACAACACTGTCACGTCTGAATGTGACAGAAAAGACCTCACCGTTTGAGTTGTGACATTTGAGGGCACAACTAAAGGAGTCTTCAGAACTGTCATGTGACGGTGTTCCTCCCATTGCAGTGTTTATTGCCGTTGCAGTGTTTATTGCCGTTGCAGCAACAATAGTGCTGATATTTGTGCTGAATGCCACAGAAGTCGGGGCTCTGACTGATATCTGCCCGACAGTCTTTGCTTCTGCATTTTCATACACGACCTTTCCTGAGTAATGTTCAGAACCCCTGACAACCCCGGGAACAGTCTGGTTGTTTGAGGTGTACGATGTGCATCCCCAGGGGTTGTTCTCGATCACATCCTGGACAAGTGCCAGGAAATTTGCTACGGTGTCAATGGGTGAACTGAGTTTTCGCTCAGCTGACTTGGTGACACTCTTGGTTGTAAAGTCTGCCATTGTTCGATTCCCAGCCGCATTTCACGGCTATGTATAATGTCTACCTGGATAGAAAAGTAATTTTAAAGCAGTGTAAAACGGAGAGAAAATAATTTTGGGTTCATCGATCTGAGTGATTTGAAGAATTATTTAGTTGCATGAATTATTGTGTAAGACGGACCGGGATTATGCTGAAAAAGAATTTGAGAAATTTATCACCAGGATGTTTCAATAAAATTCATCTGTAACAATCGAGGATGGTCTGTTTGGAAAATATCAGATTCTGATTATAAACCGAACTGACACTGTCAATTGGGATTTCAGTTCAGAAGATAGAGAATTACTATGATTCTGCCATACCTGTTCTTATCACAACATATTAATCCAAAGCAACTAATTCTATCTCCTATGAGTCGATTACCGCTTCATATCCTGCTAGTATTCATGGCAATACTCGTGATGACTGGCTGTCCTGCAAGTGCTTTGTCAGCTGATCAGGTGAATGACAGTGCTGCTATTTCATCTCAACCAGACCGGCATAAAGAAATCATTGAAGCATATGATAATGCACTTAAGATTCATCCAAAAACCGGCCCGGCATGGGTAATACGAGGAATGAACTTGTATGGTCTTGGCAGGTATGAGGAAGCCATTGAAGCATACGATCAGGCACTTAATTTAAGCCCTAAAGATGCTGGCATATATGCAAGCAAAGGACTTGCCTTATCAAAACTTGACAAATATGACGAGGCCATAGAGATGTATAACCAGGCTCTTACAATAGATCCGGATTATTCATTTGCATGGAATGCAAAGGGACTTGTTTTATCGAAAGAGGGTAAAACTCAGGAAGCCATCAAAGCATTTGACCAGGCCCTTGCAATTGATCCCGAGAATGTCAAAGTACAAGAGAACAGAGAGGCTGCATTGAAACTACTCAATTCATAAATCTCTCTTCTCTTTTCATCGATCCGTCAGATCATGGTCAGATAT belongs to Methanospirillum lacunae and includes:
- a CDS encoding tetratricopeptide repeat protein, giving the protein MILPYLFLSQHINPKQLILSPMSRLPLHILLVFMAILVMTGCPASALSADQVNDSAAISSQPDRHKEIIEAYDNALKIHPKTGPAWVIRGMNLYGLGRYEEAIEAYDQALNLSPKDAGIYASKGLALSKLDKYDEAIEMYNQALTIDPDYSFAWNAKGLVLSKEGKTQEAIKAFDQALAIDPENVKVQENREAALKLLNS